One segment of Nocardia farcinica DNA contains the following:
- a CDS encoding serine hydrolase domain-containing protein, translating to MQAIEVHGTVADGYEQVRAEFAAVVAEEDGESGAQLAAFVRGRKVVDLWAGREVSGTTLTGLHSTSKGAAGLVVALLIQDAALDVDRPVAHYWPRFAAAGKDRITVRDVLVHRSGVVGADGGFTVDELADERVVAERLVGQRPFFEPGSVHGYGGFVTYAIIGEVVRAVTGSTIQEHFEQRIRAPYGLDVYLGLPAELDHRYLPILPWRATPEMEAAFDANSPNPHGIAGVSYNLNARGFTAADVMALPNDAKLRRLGQGSAGGVGSAHGVAAMYAAATTGIGDREPLLSLETIATISAIHSHGPDLVRGDRVAYTLGFEAKSLLYPFLGAHAFGHTGSAGSDGFADPHSGLAYGYTRRRAAFAFNAPENARLAAALHRAATTTGLATAA from the coding sequence GTGCAAGCGATCGAAGTACACGGCACCGTCGCCGACGGATATGAGCAGGTGCGCGCCGAGTTCGCCGCCGTCGTCGCCGAGGAGGACGGGGAATCGGGTGCGCAGCTGGCCGCGTTCGTGCGGGGCCGGAAGGTGGTGGACCTGTGGGCCGGGCGCGAGGTGTCCGGCACCACCCTCACGGGTCTGCATTCCACGAGCAAGGGCGCGGCCGGGCTGGTGGTGGCGTTGCTGATCCAGGACGCGGCCCTCGATGTCGACCGGCCGGTGGCCCACTACTGGCCACGGTTCGCCGCAGCGGGCAAGGACCGCATCACGGTGCGTGACGTGCTGGTCCACCGCTCCGGAGTGGTAGGGGCCGACGGTGGTTTCACCGTCGACGAGCTCGCCGACGAGCGTGTTGTCGCCGAGCGATTGGTCGGTCAGCGACCCTTCTTCGAACCGGGGTCGGTGCACGGCTACGGCGGGTTCGTCACCTACGCCATCATCGGCGAAGTCGTGCGCGCGGTCACCGGAAGCACCATCCAGGAGCACTTCGAGCAGCGCATCCGCGCACCGTACGGACTAGATGTGTATCTGGGCCTGCCGGCCGAACTCGATCACCGCTACCTGCCGATCCTGCCCTGGCGGGCCACACCGGAGATGGAGGCGGCCTTCGACGCGAACTCGCCCAATCCGCACGGGATCGCGGGTGTGTCCTACAACCTCAACGCCCGCGGTTTCACCGCCGCCGACGTCATGGCCCTGCCCAACGACGCGAAACTGCGCCGCCTCGGCCAAGGTTCGGCCGGCGGGGTCGGCAGTGCGCACGGCGTGGCAGCGATGTACGCGGCGGCCACCACCGGCATCGGTGATCGGGAACCGCTGCTGTCGCTGGAGACCATCGCCACCATCTCCGCCATCCATTCCCACGGTCCGGATCTGGTGCGCGGGGATCGCGTCGCCTACACGCTGGGTTTCGAAGCCAAATCCCTGCTGTATCCCTTCCTGGGCGCGCACGCCTTCGGGCACACCGGCTCCGCCGGCTCCGACGGATTCGCCGACCCGCACAGCGGCTTGGCCTACGGCTACACCCGCCGCCGCGCCGCCTTCGCCTTCAACGCCCCCGAAAACGCCCGGCTCGCCGCCGCCCTGCACCGCGCCGCGACCACCACCGGTCTCGCGACCGCCGCCTGA
- a CDS encoding sigma-70 family RNA polymerase sigma factor, whose translation MHDEQYLADRFEEHRTHLRAVAYRMLGSLSDADDAVQEAWLRLARTDTGDVDNLGGWLTTVVGRVCLDMLRARKTRHEEPLETEHLPDPVILGENTSDPEHEALLADSVGLALLVVLESLSPAERLAFVLHDMFAMPYEQIAPIVDRTPQTAKKLASQARRRVQGMTPAPDPDLPRQRRVVDAFLTAARGGDFDELLQLLDPDVVLRADAGEAMRVIRGAAAVAGQAETFQRMATLCTVHPAVVNGGTGLVNTVEGAPFSVIGFTVANDRITAIDILSDPARLARLDLTAVLN comes from the coding sequence GTGCACGATGAGCAGTACCTGGCCGACCGTTTCGAAGAGCACCGCACCCATCTGCGGGCGGTCGCCTACCGGATGCTCGGCTCGCTCTCCGATGCCGACGATGCCGTGCAGGAGGCGTGGCTGCGGCTGGCCCGCACCGATACCGGCGATGTCGATAATCTCGGCGGCTGGCTGACCACCGTGGTGGGCCGGGTCTGCCTGGATATGCTGCGCGCCCGCAAGACCCGCCACGAGGAGCCCCTCGAGACCGAGCATCTGCCGGACCCGGTGATTCTCGGCGAGAACACCTCCGACCCGGAACACGAAGCACTGCTGGCCGATTCGGTGGGGCTGGCGCTGCTGGTGGTGCTGGAATCACTGAGCCCGGCCGAACGACTCGCGTTCGTCCTGCACGACATGTTCGCCATGCCCTACGAGCAGATCGCCCCCATCGTCGACCGCACTCCACAGACCGCGAAGAAGCTGGCCAGCCAAGCGCGCCGCCGAGTCCAGGGCATGACACCGGCCCCCGATCCCGACCTGCCCCGGCAACGCCGCGTCGTGGACGCCTTCCTCACCGCCGCCCGCGGTGGCGACTTCGACGAACTCCTGCAACTCCTCGACCCCGACGTGGTGCTGCGCGCCGACGCCGGCGAAGCGATGCGCGTGATCCGCGGCGCGGCCGCCGTGGCCGGGCAAGCCGAAACGTTCCAGCGCATGGCCACCCTCTGCACTGTTCACCCGGCAGTGGTCAACGGCGGTACGGGATTGGTCAACACCGTCGAGGGCGCCCCGTTCTCCGTCATCGGCTTCACCGTCGCCAACGACCGCATCACCGCGATCGACATCCTCTCCGACCCCGCTCGTCTGGCCCGCCTCGACCTGACCGCGGTGCTGAATTGA
- a CDS encoding cytochrome P450 has translation MPVWLAPGVPATLVIGYWTALKILNDPEHFPADPSSWQRGISPDCPVLPMMRQRPNAQRSSGGRHARYRAAGVDALRRVNTAALRTGVERSALRLIDGFSRAGRADLLGDYARPLVFEVIGELIGCDPDIGARAAAGIAMMFDSTVDAPRGDRLAVTALGELVARKRGRPGDDLTSWLLAHPADLDDAEVIHQLVGLCAAAGELLTNLIANTALSMMSRPDFGGRVAAGAVSTREALTYVLFRDPPLANFCMSYPRQPQLIGDTWVPAHQPIVISLAACNNDPAVMGGDLFGNESHLGFGAGPHRCPARALVELIAGAAIEQLLDVLPEIGLAVPVDRLRWRPGPFHRSLRALPVVFPPVPSPSAPALR, from the coding sequence GTGCCGGTCTGGTTGGCACCGGGCGTTCCCGCGACCCTGGTGATCGGCTACTGGACCGCACTGAAGATCCTCAACGACCCAGAGCATTTCCCGGCCGATCCCAGCTCCTGGCAGCGCGGCATCTCGCCGGACTGCCCGGTCCTGCCGATGATGCGGCAGCGTCCGAATGCCCAGCGCAGCAGCGGTGGTCGGCACGCTCGGTATCGCGCGGCCGGTGTGGACGCTCTGCGCCGCGTGAACACGGCCGCGCTGCGCACCGGGGTCGAGCGCAGCGCCTTGCGGTTGATCGACGGGTTCAGCCGCGCGGGTCGGGCCGATCTGCTCGGCGACTACGCGCGCCCGCTGGTCTTCGAGGTAATCGGTGAGCTGATCGGGTGCGATCCCGATATCGGCGCGCGAGCCGCCGCCGGGATCGCGATGATGTTCGATTCCACGGTCGATGCTCCGCGGGGAGACCGGTTGGCGGTGACGGCGTTGGGCGAGCTCGTCGCCCGCAAGCGCGGCCGGCCGGGAGACGACCTCACGTCCTGGCTGCTCGCGCACCCGGCCGACCTGGACGACGCGGAAGTGATCCACCAGCTGGTCGGCCTGTGCGCGGCGGCGGGTGAGCTGTTGACGAATCTGATCGCCAACACGGCGTTGTCGATGATGAGCCGCCCGGATTTCGGGGGCCGGGTCGCCGCGGGTGCGGTCTCGACTCGGGAGGCACTGACCTACGTGTTGTTCCGCGATCCGCCGTTGGCGAACTTCTGCATGTCCTACCCGCGGCAGCCGCAGCTCATCGGCGATACCTGGGTGCCCGCCCATCAGCCGATCGTGATCAGCCTGGCCGCCTGCAACAACGATCCGGCCGTGATGGGCGGCGACCTCTTCGGCAACGAGTCGCATCTGGGTTTCGGCGCGGGTCCGCACCGCTGCCCCGCGCGGGCCCTGGTCGAGCTGATCGCCGGTGCGGCGATCGAACAGCTTCTCGACGTCCTGCCCGAAATCGGATTGGCGGTTCCCGTCGACCGGCTCCGCTGGCGGCCGGGACCGTTCCATCGCTCCCTACGAGCGCTGCCGGTCGTCTTTCCTCCCGTTCCGTCCCCGTCGGCTCCGGCCCTCCGCTGA
- a CDS encoding helix-turn-helix domain-containing protein: protein MTGSTLPRRALGRRLRELRERANKSQLAAGTRIEVSKQTIGRVEVGRPARISTAQYRELLDLYGASEAEREEVLELHREVRAINDSVSTQGWWRAYSDVVNPHFNHYMSLEQASDRVTAFQLTLLPGLVQTVNYRRWIESTTDPAVTAVDVERRLELLARRQHRLIESPGLQLNALLSEAALRHQIGGAEVMAEQLHHLIDVSRLPNVSLRVVPFTAGPHMGLRTQSFVLLYFPPLSVHVEPEPPIVYVEGYTGALFLEEDALVALHRAAAEDIQRVALDEESTRELVGQIAKEYTA from the coding sequence ATGACAGGTTCGACACTTCCCAGGCGAGCGCTCGGCCGAAGGCTGCGCGAGCTCAGAGAGCGGGCGAACAAGAGCCAGCTCGCCGCGGGCACGCGCATCGAGGTGTCCAAGCAGACGATCGGCCGCGTGGAGGTGGGAAGGCCCGCACGGATCAGCACCGCGCAGTACCGGGAACTGCTCGACCTCTACGGGGCGAGTGAGGCGGAGCGAGAGGAAGTGCTCGAGTTGCACAGGGAGGTGCGGGCGATCAACGACAGCGTCTCGACGCAGGGGTGGTGGCGCGCGTACTCCGACGTGGTCAATCCGCATTTCAACCACTACATGAGCCTCGAGCAGGCGAGCGATCGGGTGACCGCATTCCAGCTGACGCTCTTGCCCGGTCTCGTGCAGACGGTCAATTACCGACGCTGGATCGAGAGCACCACCGATCCGGCGGTAACCGCCGTCGACGTAGAACGGCGGCTGGAACTGCTTGCGCGGCGGCAGCATCGACTTATCGAGTCACCCGGCCTCCAACTGAACGCGCTGCTCTCCGAGGCTGCCCTTCGCCACCAGATCGGGGGTGCCGAGGTGATGGCCGAGCAGTTGCACCACCTCATCGATGTCAGCCGCTTGCCCAATGTCTCTCTTCGAGTCGTCCCCTTCACGGCGGGGCCGCATATGGGCCTGCGCACACAGAGCTTCGTCCTCCTGTACTTCCCGCCGCTTTCGGTGCACGTGGAACCGGAACCACCGATCGTGTACGTGGAGGGCTACACCGGCGCGCTGTTCCTCGAGGAGGATGCACTGGTCGCGCTCCACCGAGCGGCCGCAGAGGACATCCAGCGAGTAGCGCTGGACGAAGAGAGCACCAGGGAACTGGTGGGACAGATCGCGAAGGAGTACACAGCGTGA
- a CDS encoding DUF397 domain-containing protein — MSADLSGAHWFKSTFSNAGGECVEIAHMDNGGVRVRDSKNPSGAVLTFTPAEWDAFLAGVRDGQFDRP, encoded by the coding sequence GTGAGTGCAGACCTATCCGGCGCACACTGGTTCAAGAGCACATTCAGCAACGCGGGCGGCGAGTGCGTCGAGATCGCCCACATGGACAACGGTGGGGTCCGTGTGCGCGACTCCAAGAACCCGAGCGGAGCCGTCTTGACCTTCACTCCGGCCGAATGGGATGCCTTTCTCGCCGGGGTGCGGGACGGCCAGTTCGACCGGCCCTGA
- a CDS encoding IS3 family transposase (programmed frameshift): MPKPYPREFRDDVVRVARNRDEGVTLDQIAADFGIHPMTLSKWMRQADVDEGVKPGATTSESAELRELRRRNRLLEQENEVLRRAAAYLSQAQLPGKKIYPLVKELAADGIPVVVTCRVLELARQPYYRWLASPVTAAELAEAYRANALFDAHRDDPEFGYRFLADEAGAAGEPMAGRTAWRICSANRWWSAFGKPRRGSGKRPGPPVHDDRVHRDFTADRPNRLWLADISEHRTGEGKLYICAVKDVFSGRIVGYSIDSRMTSRLAVTALRNAVARRGEVAGCVVHTDRGSQFRSRRFVHTLNRFRMVGSMGRVGAAGDNAAMESFFSLLQRNVLDRRGWGTREQLRIAIVVWIERTYHRRRRQDRLGRLTPIEYEAIMTPAARHAA, from the exons GTGCCCAAGCCCTATCCCCGCGAGTTCCGTGACGACGTCGTCCGCGTTGCCCGCAACCGCGACGAAGGGGTGACCCTGGACCAGATCGCCGCCGACTTCGGGATCCATCCGATGACCTTGTCGAAATGGATGCGCCAAGCTGATGTCGACGAGGGCGTGAAGCCGGGAGCAACGACCTCGGAGTCGGCTGAGTTGCGGGAACTGCGGCGCCGTAACCGGCTGCTCGAGCAGGAGAACGAGGTCCTGCGCCGGGCCGCTGCCTATCTGTCCCAGGCTCAGCTGC CCGGGAAAAAGATCTACCCGCTCGTGAAAGAGCTCGCCGCCGACGGGATACCCGTCGTGGTGACGTGCCGGGTGCTCGAGCTCGCTCGCCAGCCCTACTATCGGTGGCTGGCGAGCCCGGTCACCGCCGCGGAACTCGCCGAGGCCTACCGGGCGAACGCCCTGTTCGACGCTCACCGCGACGACCCGGAATTCGGCTATCGGTTCCTCGCCGACGAAGCCGGTGCCGCGGGTGAGCCGATGGCCGGTCGGACAGCGTGGCGGATCTGCTCGGCGAACCGGTGGTGGAGTGCGTTCGGCAAACCCCGCCGCGGCTCGGGAAAACGGCCAGGACCACCGGTCCACGACGACCGAGTCCACCGGGACTTCACCGCTGATCGCCCGAATCGGTTGTGGCTGGCCGATATCAGCGAGCATCGGACGGGTGAGGGAAAGCTCTATATCTGCGCGGTCAAGGACGTGTTCTCCGGTCGGATCGTCGGCTATTCGATCGACTCCCGGATGACCTCGCGGCTGGCGGTGACCGCTCTGCGCAACGCGGTCGCTCGCCGCGGTGAGGTGGCTGGCTGCGTGGTCCACACCGACCGAGGGTCGCAATTCCGTTCGCGGCGCTTCGTGCACACGCTGAACAGGTTTCGCATGGTGGGCTCGATGGGCCGGGTCGGCGCCGCGGGTGACAACGCGGCGATGGAGAGCTTCTTCAGCCTGCTGCAACGCAACGTCTTGGACCGGCGCGGCTGGGGCACCCGTGAACAGCTCCGGATCGCGATCGTGGTCTGGATCGAGCGCACCTACCACCGGCGGCGGCGCCAGGACCGGCTCGGCCGGTTGACCCCGATCGAGTACGAAGCGATCATGACCCCGGCAGCCCGACACGCTGCCTAA
- a CDS encoding helix-turn-helix domain-containing protein produces MERVERDAIVAALRDSGGNRVAAAKLLGIARSSLYRKIDTFGIHV; encoded by the coding sequence ATGGAAAGAGTCGAGCGCGATGCCATAGTGGCTGCGCTACGGGACAGCGGTGGCAATCGCGTCGCCGCCGCGAAGTTACTGGGGATCGCGAGGTCGTCTCTCTACCGCAAGATCGACACGTTCGGCATCCACGTGTGA
- a CDS encoding serine hydrolase domain-containing protein, producing MSDTQRVVDAAREAIHATVNSGAVPGVVAGMTNGQETMFIESAGVRSVDNDQPMTDDTVFSIFSTTKALTGTVALQLVESGDLDLDSPAEEYAPAIGELQVIEGFDSNGEPLLRAPKTDITTRQLLLHTAGFGYDFFNETYNRLAENHGQPSIVTATKDALKTPLLFDPGTQWEYGANIDWAGQVIEGIVGTRLGEALKTRVLDPLGMTSTSFTPSDDMRARLATMHQRTDDGLQATDFVIPTPPEVDMGGHGLFSTVGDYLAFIRMWLNDGKADDGTVILRPDTVEWATRNDLGDLTVKMLPGVIGSLSNDAEFFPGQRKGWCYTFMTNETEAPTGRPAGSLAWAGLANLYYWIDRHNKIGGYWATQIFPFADPGSLGGYLDMETAVYRALS from the coding sequence ATGTCCGATACCCAGCGCGTCGTCGACGCAGCCCGCGAAGCCATCCACGCCACGGTGAACAGCGGTGCCGTGCCCGGAGTAGTGGCGGGCATGACGAACGGCCAAGAAACTATGTTCATCGAGTCCGCCGGGGTGCGGTCTGTCGACAACGACCAGCCGATGACCGATGACACCGTCTTCAGCATCTTCTCGACCACCAAGGCGCTCACCGGCACCGTGGCGCTGCAACTCGTGGAGTCCGGTGATCTCGACCTTGATTCCCCGGCCGAGGAGTACGCGCCCGCGATCGGCGAACTCCAGGTCATCGAGGGCTTCGACTCGAACGGCGAGCCGCTGCTGCGAGCACCGAAGACCGACATCACGACCCGCCAACTACTGCTGCACACCGCCGGCTTCGGATACGACTTTTTCAACGAGACGTACAACCGCCTCGCCGAGAACCATGGTCAGCCCAGCATCGTCACCGCCACCAAGGACGCGCTCAAGACACCGCTGCTGTTCGATCCCGGCACCCAGTGGGAGTACGGCGCGAATATCGACTGGGCAGGCCAGGTGATCGAAGGCATCGTCGGCACCCGCCTCGGCGAGGCGCTGAAGACACGAGTCCTCGACCCACTCGGCATGACATCGACGTCCTTCACTCCGTCCGACGACATGCGCGCGCGTCTGGCGACCATGCACCAGCGCACCGACGACGGGCTCCAGGCCACCGATTTCGTCATCCCTACCCCGCCCGAGGTCGACATGGGTGGGCACGGACTGTTCTCCACCGTCGGTGACTACCTCGCCTTCATCCGGATGTGGCTCAACGACGGCAAGGCAGACGACGGCACCGTCATCCTCCGCCCCGACACCGTCGAGTGGGCGACCAGAAACGACCTCGGCGACCTGACCGTGAAGATGCTTCCGGGTGTCATCGGGTCGCTGTCGAACGACGCCGAGTTCTTCCCTGGCCAGCGCAAGGGCTGGTGCTACACGTTCATGACCAACGAAACCGAAGCACCCACGGGCCGTCCCGCAGGCTCTCTCGCCTGGGCAGGCCTGGCCAACCTCTACTACTGGATCGACCGGCACAACAAGATCGGAGGCTACTGGGCGACGCAGATCTTCCCGTTCGCCGACCCCGGCTCGCTCGGTGGTTACCTCGACATGGAGACCGCCGTCTATCGAGCCCTTTCCTGA
- a CDS encoding alpha/beta hydrolase fold domain-containing protein translates to MARAVPHPPFDAELKAGLAVVGGMFPPTVTADLIEFMRTSYASPPMDEEFDRRRIAVNEVTFSGGDGAAVTAAVLRSRDVSGPRPAVLYAHSGGLMFGDMFSGLDLVLDWVTELGAVLVTVDYRLAPEYPDPCPREDMYAALEWLAAHVTDLDVRADRILVAGASSGGGLAAGLALAARDRGGPRLCGQVLDYPMLDDRCMTASIEQFDGIGVWDRISNETGWTALLGEQRGTDFVSPYAAPARARDLRGLPPAFIDVGAAEIFRDEAIDYANRIWQAGGDAELHVWSGAFHACDIFAPHTGVGRSMIRTRNTWVEKILAD, encoded by the coding sequence ATGGCCCGAGCCGTGCCCCATCCACCATTCGATGCCGAACTCAAGGCGGGATTGGCTGTTGTAGGCGGCATGTTCCCTCCGACCGTCACTGCGGACCTGATCGAGTTCATGCGTACGTCCTATGCGTCCCCTCCGATGGACGAGGAATTCGACCGCCGCCGGATCGCGGTGAACGAAGTGACCTTCTCAGGGGGCGATGGCGCTGCCGTCACCGCTGCGGTGCTTCGTTCCCGGGACGTCAGCGGGCCCCGTCCTGCGGTGCTGTACGCGCACTCCGGAGGGTTGATGTTCGGAGACATGTTCAGCGGCCTGGATCTGGTGCTGGACTGGGTGACCGAACTGGGGGCGGTCCTTGTCACGGTCGATTATCGTTTGGCCCCTGAGTATCCCGACCCCTGCCCGCGTGAGGACATGTATGCCGCCCTGGAGTGGTTGGCTGCGCATGTCACCGATCTGGACGTGCGGGCGGACCGAATCCTGGTCGCCGGTGCCAGCTCCGGTGGCGGACTGGCAGCCGGTCTCGCGCTGGCTGCGCGGGATCGCGGTGGTCCCCGGTTGTGTGGGCAGGTGCTCGACTATCCGATGCTCGACGACCGGTGCATGACCGCCTCGATCGAGCAGTTCGACGGTATCGGTGTGTGGGACCGGATCAGCAACGAAACCGGCTGGACCGCGCTGCTCGGTGAACAGCGGGGCACCGATTTTGTCTCTCCGTATGCCGCCCCGGCCCGCGCGCGGGATCTGCGTGGGTTGCCGCCGGCCTTCATCGACGTCGGCGCGGCCGAGATCTTCCGGGACGAGGCGATCGACTACGCCAACAGGATCTGGCAAGCCGGTGGCGATGCCGAGCTGCACGTATGGTCCGGTGCCTTCCACGCGTGCGACATCTTCGCCCCGCATACCGGTGTGGGCCGGTCCATGATCCGGACCCGCAACACCTGGGTCGAGAAAATCCTTGCGGACTGA
- a CDS encoding helix-turn-helix domain-containing protein, whose protein sequence is MQELLGRIARLDPSASLGLRVIACFDELIVGNVNTRALLATAAALAGCTAGSRQSVPPRTLRVTPKGEAVQGESPTDSSNLHVASEDGIDVWLERDGAAGPNDALILERLALAVRIRNGRGAREIDNRRHLGILTGRESTPDERLTAASALGLSATGMYRLVVAPLFAVWRNHPAGPEDVIATPFGPVHAVVVPERYPPFGASPCGIGTATSPDSLDRSFRTAMVALRLCRAPKEPQVVADSYGGLIELLADADEHAPHSDADRVEAIAHYAWGMETIDAVVAAQSVREAARLLNIHHSTLQGRIDTITATLGFNPFEGFGRSRLGAAFLLHRLRTSTVLDLPAAAAPGNVAATRAFSAAELAEAESYAREAGGEVEHLS, encoded by the coding sequence ATGCAAGAGCTACTCGGTCGGATCGCTCGCCTCGATCCCAGTGCCAGTCTCGGTCTGCGCGTCATCGCGTGCTTCGACGAGTTGATCGTCGGCAACGTCAACACCCGTGCCCTGCTGGCAACCGCCGCCGCGCTGGCCGGTTGTACTGCAGGGTCCCGGCAGAGCGTCCCGCCACGGACTCTACGAGTCACTCCGAAAGGAGAAGCAGTGCAGGGTGAATCGCCGACAGATTCTTCCAATCTGCACGTGGCGTCGGAGGACGGCATCGATGTCTGGCTCGAACGCGACGGTGCTGCTGGGCCGAACGACGCACTCATCCTCGAGCGCCTGGCACTGGCCGTGCGGATCCGGAATGGGCGTGGAGCCCGGGAGATCGACAATCGCCGCCACCTCGGCATACTCACCGGTCGCGAGAGCACTCCCGACGAGCGCTTGACCGCGGCGAGTGCGCTCGGATTGTCGGCAACGGGCATGTATCGCCTCGTTGTGGCACCGCTGTTCGCGGTGTGGCGCAATCATCCCGCCGGCCCGGAGGACGTGATCGCCACCCCGTTCGGTCCGGTCCACGCCGTCGTTGTGCCGGAGCGGTACCCGCCGTTCGGCGCTTCGCCGTGCGGTATCGGAACGGCCACGTCGCCGGACTCGTTGGATCGGTCGTTCCGGACCGCGATGGTCGCTCTGCGCCTGTGCCGAGCGCCGAAGGAACCCCAGGTCGTTGCCGACTCCTACGGGGGTCTGATCGAACTGCTTGCCGACGCCGATGAGCACGCTCCGCACAGCGACGCCGACCGCGTCGAAGCCATCGCACACTACGCCTGGGGGATGGAGACGATCGACGCCGTCGTCGCTGCGCAGTCCGTTCGGGAAGCGGCGCGACTGCTCAACATCCACCACAGCACTCTTCAGGGCAGGATCGATACCATCACTGCGACACTCGGGTTCAACCCGTTCGAGGGATTCGGGCGTAGCCGGCTCGGGGCAGCGTTCCTGCTACATCGCTTGCGTACGTCGACAGTCCTCGACCTGCCGGCGGCTGCGGCACCCGGCAACGTCGCCGCGACACGAGCATTCTCTGCTGCCGAACTCGCCGAGGCCGAGTCCTATGCCAGGGAAGCCGGCGGGGAGGTCGAGCACCTGTCCTGA
- a CDS encoding acetyl-CoA C-acetyltransferase produces MRDAYVVDAVRTPVGKRGGALAGVHPADLGAAALRGLFDRNSIDPINVDDVIVGCVDNVGPQAGNIGRTMWLAAGYPEEVPGVTVDRQCGSSQQAINFGAQAIMSGTAEVIVAGGVQNMSAIPISAAMLAGKEYGFDSPFVGAQGWDHRYGTEEVSQFRGAQLIAEKWNISRRDMEEWALRSHERARDAIKNGRFDNEIVPVGDFWIDQGPRETSLEKMASLPPLAEGSPLTAAVASQISDGASATLLASEWAVQEYGLKPRARIHHVSARGADPIFMLTAPIPATKWALEKTGLSIDDIDVVEINEAFAPVVLAWIKETGADPEKVNVNGGAIALGHPLGATGAKLFATLLNELERRNGRYGLLTICEGGGTANATIIERLES; encoded by the coding sequence TTGCGTGACGCCTACGTCGTCGACGCGGTGCGCACCCCCGTCGGCAAGCGCGGCGGTGCCCTGGCCGGCGTGCACCCGGCCGACCTCGGCGCGGCCGCGCTGCGCGGCCTGTTCGATCGCAACTCCATCGACCCGATCAACGTCGACGACGTGATCGTCGGCTGCGTCGACAACGTCGGCCCGCAGGCCGGCAACATCGGCCGCACCATGTGGCTGGCCGCGGGCTACCCTGAGGAGGTGCCCGGCGTCACCGTCGACCGCCAGTGCGGCTCCAGCCAGCAGGCCATCAACTTCGGCGCGCAAGCCATCATGAGCGGCACCGCCGAAGTGATCGTCGCGGGCGGCGTGCAGAACATGAGCGCCATCCCGATCTCGGCGGCCATGCTCGCGGGCAAGGAATACGGCTTCGACTCCCCGTTCGTCGGCGCCCAGGGCTGGGACCACCGCTACGGCACCGAAGAGGTGTCGCAGTTCCGCGGCGCGCAGCTGATCGCCGAGAAGTGGAACATCAGCCGCCGCGACATGGAGGAATGGGCGCTGCGCAGCCACGAACGCGCCCGCGACGCCATCAAGAACGGCCGCTTCGACAACGAGATCGTCCCCGTCGGCGACTTCTGGATCGACCAGGGCCCGCGCGAGACCAGCCTGGAGAAGATGGCCTCCCTACCCCCGCTCGCCGAGGGCAGCCCGCTCACCGCGGCGGTGGCCAGCCAGATCTCCGACGGTGCCAGCGCGACCCTGCTCGCCTCGGAATGGGCGGTGCAGGAGTACGGGCTGAAGCCCCGCGCCCGCATCCACCACGTCAGCGCGCGTGGTGCGGACCCGATCTTCATGCTCACCGCGCCGATCCCGGCGACCAAGTGGGCATTGGAAAAGACCGGGCTGAGCATCGACGACATCGACGTGGTGGAGATCAACGAGGCGTTCGCGCCGGTGGTGCTGGCCTGGATCAAGGAGACCGGCGCGGATCCGGAGAAGGTCAACGTCAACGGCGGGGCGATCGCTTTGGGCCACCCGCTCGGCGCGACCGGCGCGAAGCTGTTCGCCACCCTGCTCAACGAGCTCGAGCGCCGCAACGGGCGTTACGGGCTGCTCACCATCTGCGAGGGCGGCGGCACGGCGAATGCGACCATCATCGAGCGCCTGGAGTCCTGA